CATTCGCGCTACGGCAAGGCAGCGCTGTGGGCCGGCGCGCGCGATCCGCGCTTCGCGATGGTGATCGCCAACCAGTCGGGGGAGGGGGGCGCCTCGCTCTACCGCCGCCGTTTCGGCGAGACGATCCGGGTGATGAACACCTACTGGTTCGCGCCGCGCTTCAAGACCTATGCCGATCGCGAGGCCGAACTGCCGGTCGACGCGCATGAACTGGTCGCGCTGATCGCGCCGCGCCCGGTCTATATCGCCAGCGCCAGCGAGGACTGGTGGTCCGACCCGCGCGGCGAATTTCTTGCCGCCAAGGGCGCGGAACCGGTCTACCGGCTGCTCGGCGCCGGCAGCCTCGGCACCGCCACGATGCCGCCGCCAGACCGGCCGGTGGGCGATCGCCTCGCCTATCATGTCCGCACCGGGCCGCATTCGATCACCGCGGCGGACTGGGCGATCTACCTGCGTTTCGCCGATCGCTGGCTGCCCGCGCCGGGGCGATGATCGCATCGCGCGCATCATATGTCGGAACGGGTGCTTCACATGGTCGACGCCCCGCCCGCCGCCCGCTAGCATGTCGGCCAGTTCATGGCAGTTGAGATATCAGTGAGCGAAGCAATAACTCTGGGCAGCAGGCGGCGGACCGCGGCACCGGCGGCGATCGCGCCGGCGACCGCGGGCGGCGACAATCGGCGCCTAAGCGACATCGCCTATGCGCGCATCCTCGAAGGGCTGTTCGAGCGGACCGTGCCCGCCGGCGCCTTCGTGTCGCAGAACGACCTCGTGCGGCTGCTCGGCATTCCGGTGCAGCCGCTGCGCGATGCTCTGCGCGTGCTGGAGGCGGAAGGGGTGCTCACCATCCACCCGCGCTCGGGCATCCAGTTCCTCAAGCCCGATCTCGAACTGGCGCGCAGCACCTATCAGTTCCGTTCGATCATCGAGCGTTCGGCGGCGCGGACCTTTTCCGAAACCGCCGGCGCCGCGGAGATCGGCGGGCTGATCGAGGCGCATCAGACGCTGCTCGAGCGCATCGAGACCGGCGGTCTCGATGTGGAGGACATCAGCGCGCTCGACGCGCTGGAGGAGCGTTTCCATGGCAGCATGATCGCCAGCCTGCGCAACCCGCTGATCGAGACCACCTCGCGCCGGCTGAAGAATTATGTGCGGATCATCCGGCTGGAACGGCTCGTCACCCAGCCGCTGGCGATGCGCACGTTGCGCGAGCATCTGGAGATCCTCCACGCCTGCCGCGACCGCGATGCGGACCGGGCCGAGGCGGCGCTCTCGGCGCATTTCCAGGCGGCGCTGCAGCGCATTCTGGGGATGTTTTGACACCAGAGCCGCGGACGGGTTACATTTTGTCCGTTCTCCCTGAGTAGCCATTGAGCTTGTCGAAATGGCGTATCGAAGGGCACTGGCGCCGCGCTGGTCCTTCGATACGGGCCTTCGCCGGGCTCAGTCTCTACTCAGGACGAACGGTTTGGAAGATCAGCCTGAAAGGAACCCGCCATGGATCGCACCCTGACAGCATCGCCCGCGCGCACTGCTTTCAGGATGTCCCATGTCTCGTTCCGCTTCGATCACCGTCGCCAATCTCGGCTGGTCCACGCCTGACGGCGAACCGGTCCTCACCGGCCTCGACCTTTCCTTCACCCGCGAACGCTGCGGCATCGTCGGCCGCAACGGCGTCGGCAAATCGACCCTGCTGCGCCTGATCGCGGGGCAGCTCCAGCCCGCCACCGGCGCGGTCGCCGTCACCGGCACCGTCGAAACCCTGCGCCAGATCGTCCAGGTCCGGCCCGACGAGACCGTCGCCGACCTGTTC
The window above is part of the Sphingomonas sanxanigenens DSM 19645 = NX02 genome. Proteins encoded here:
- a CDS encoding GntR family transcriptional regulator, which translates into the protein MSEAITLGSRRRTAAPAAIAPATAGGDNRRLSDIAYARILEGLFERTVPAGAFVSQNDLVRLLGIPVQPLRDALRVLEAEGVLTIHPRSGIQFLKPDLELARSTYQFRSIIERSAARTFSETAGAAEIGGLIEAHQTLLERIETGGLDVEDISALDALEERFHGSMIASLRNPLIETTSRRLKNYVRIIRLERLVTQPLAMRTLREHLEILHACRDRDADRAEAALSAHFQAALQRILGMF